A stretch of Desulfotalea psychrophila LSv54 DNA encodes these proteins:
- a CDS encoding DUF4041 domain-containing protein, producing the protein MEYFFGILFFVSPFVAIYLFIKLKKNRSINDGLSSRISNLTKALAEEEDLRVDAEASIKSETIKQNEISKELQQARKELEKYAPIFDVEKEALSIKVQAKSILKKATEKLEEAGQRVDRVRREAKEKADKVIAAAEEKAEQIAGEAYAIKQTEKQLKKAVTAMRNTIKGYGAEYLMPPDSLLDELADQYDFKEAGEKLKEARVLVRDFVKNEYAATCDYAEENRKKTAINFVLDAFNGKVATILSKVKHDNYGKLQQQIIDAFSLVNNNGSAFRNARISPEYLAARQDELKWAVATQELALRDREEQKRIKEELREEAKAAREYEKAVRDAEKEEKMLQKAMAEARKELGNASEEQKAQFEMQLKELEAKLAEAEEKNQRAISMAQQTKRGHVYVISNEGSFGEKVIKIGLTRRLEPLDRVKELGDASVPFAFDVHALMFSENAPALESELHRQFDQYRVNKINKRKEFFNVNIASVKDLTSKLGIDTKWTLAAEAREYRESLELRGLTSIDDQIATTVDGLAAA; encoded by the coding sequence ATGGAATATTTTTTTGGTATCCTGTTTTTCGTTTCACCTTTTGTAGCTATCTATCTATTTATAAAATTGAAAAAAAACAGATCAATCAACGATGGCTTGAGCTCTCGAATATCAAACCTTACCAAAGCCTTGGCAGAAGAAGAAGATTTACGAGTTGATGCCGAGGCGTCGATTAAAAGTGAAACAATAAAGCAAAATGAAATTTCCAAGGAACTACAACAAGCAAGGAAAGAATTAGAAAAATATGCTCCTATATTTGATGTAGAAAAGGAAGCCCTGAGTATAAAGGTACAGGCAAAATCAATCTTGAAAAAAGCGACTGAAAAACTAGAGGAAGCAGGACAAAGGGTAGATAGAGTACGAAGAGAAGCGAAGGAAAAAGCTGATAAGGTAATTGCTGCTGCAGAAGAAAAAGCCGAACAAATAGCTGGGGAAGCTTATGCTATCAAGCAAACCGAAAAGCAATTGAAAAAAGCTGTCACGGCCATGCGAAACACCATAAAGGGCTATGGTGCAGAATACCTCATGCCGCCCGACAGCCTGCTTGATGAACTTGCTGACCAATACGACTTTAAAGAAGCTGGGGAAAAACTTAAAGAAGCAAGAGTTCTTGTTCGAGATTTTGTTAAGAATGAATATGCTGCGACCTGCGATTATGCAGAAGAAAATAGAAAAAAAACGGCTATCAACTTTGTCTTAGACGCTTTTAATGGGAAGGTAGCAACCATCCTGTCCAAGGTAAAACATGACAATTACGGAAAGCTTCAGCAACAAATTATTGATGCTTTCAGCCTCGTAAATAATAATGGATCTGCATTTCGAAATGCCCGTATTTCCCCAGAATACCTCGCCGCCCGCCAGGATGAGTTAAAATGGGCAGTTGCAACCCAGGAACTTGCTCTTCGCGACAGAGAAGAACAAAAACGCATCAAAGAAGAGTTACGTGAAGAAGCAAAGGCAGCGCGAGAATACGAGAAGGCTGTTCGTGATGCTGAAAAAGAAGAGAAGATGCTTCAAAAGGCAATGGCGGAAGCTAGAAAAGAACTTGGAAACGCATCAGAAGAGCAAAAAGCACAATTTGAAATGCAGTTAAAAGAGCTTGAAGCGAAGCTTGCAGAAGCAGAAGAGAAAAATCAGAGAGCCATATCCATGGCCCAACAAACCAAAAGAGGTCATGTTTACGTAATTTCCAACGAAGGCTCTTTTGGAGAAAAAGTTATCAAAATTGGCCTCACTCGACGCCTAGAACCACTGGATCGCGTCAAAGAACTTGGAGATGCCAGTGTCCCATTTGCATTTGACGTACATGCTTTAATGTTCAGTGAAAATGCTCCCGCCCTAGAAAGTGAACTACATCGACAATTTGACCAATACAGAGTGAACAAAATTAACAAACGAAAAGAATTCTTCAATGTTAATATTGCCTCCGTGAAAGACTTAACGAGCAAACTTGGCATAGATACGAAATGGACCCTGGCTGCAGAAGCCAGAGAGTACCGAGAGTCGCTAGAGCTTAGGGGCCTAACAAGCATAGATGACCAAATAGCGACAACCGTAGATGGGCTGGCTGCTGCATAG
- a CDS encoding helix-turn-helix transcriptional regulator produces the protein MEEFCKRLQMLIDLKKIEQKDLARAIGKNPSQVSKWVSGFVGTPHRTTLVKIAEFFKCDIEWLATGVGEPYSYTPPKGDAINFDFKTEARTATSITNEHHKELIEWIEEQDDGLDYWALLKAKLTQESPEFKEWLKAKRIEHRQEKKLG, from the coding sequence ATGGAAGAGTTTTGCAAGCGATTACAAATGCTTATAGATTTAAAAAAAATTGAGCAAAAAGACCTTGCCCGAGCCATTGGCAAGAACCCTTCCCAGGTGAGCAAGTGGGTATCAGGGTTTGTTGGGACGCCACACCGGACCACACTCGTAAAAATAGCAGAGTTTTTTAAATGCGATATCGAATGGCTGGCAACTGGGGTGGGAGAACCGTATTCCTATACACCACCCAAAGGCGATGCCATCAACTTTGACTTCAAGACAGAAGCTCGCACGGCAACAAGCATTACCAATGAGCATCACAAAGAACTGATCGAGTGGATAGAAGAACAGGACGACGGATTAGACTACTGGGCACTTCTCAAGGCAAAACTTACCCAGGAGAGTCCAGAGTTCAAGGAATGGCTAAAAGCGAAGAGAATAGAGCACAGGCAAGAAAAGAAACTCGGTTAG